The sequence below is a genomic window from Escherichia marmotae.
TGATACATTTCCAGCGCCAGTTGAGGATGGAAAAGCTGCAATACGTTACCTGAGAGAGCATGCCAGCGATTATGGGGTTGATCCTCAAAGAATCGGAGTTCTGGGTGACTCTGCCGGTGGATGGCTTGCCCAGATGATGGGAACTACAAATGGTGACAAAACCTTTGATAAAGGTGACTTTCTTCAGCAATCATCAGATGTTCAGGCAGTTGCCACACTTTATGGGATTTCTGACTTGTTGAATATTGGTGAGGGGTTCCCTGAATCAGTGCAGGAGGTTCATCGATCTCCTGCCGTAACCGAAGCTTTAATGATCAATGGCCCTGCATTCAGAAGTTTTGCGGGAGCCCCCATCACAGCGTCAAAAGAAAAAGCGCTAAACGCCAGCCCAATCGGACATATGAAAGGAGTAAAACCCCCATTTCTTATTATGCATGGTAGCAAAGACACTCTGGTTTCACCGGAGCAAAGTGCCAAACTATTCAGGATGTTGAAAAAGAACGGCAATAATGCTGAGTACGTGCTGGTAGAAGGGGCTGAGCATGGAGATAATACATGGTATCAGCCAATTATTATAAACAGGGTTGTTGAGTGGTTTACTAAAAATCTGGGAGTCCCTATGAAAACCACCACCCAACAACAAAACCCAAACGCTAACCTGTAAAAAGCAGCCCGCATTTACATGCGGGCTGACATATTCCATTTGATTAAAAAGAAATTATTTTTAATGTGGTGCGCTTCGTGACAACAAGTTAATTACCAACACTCCGGCACAAATCAATATCATGCCTATAATGGCTGGCAGATCCAGACGTTGGCCGAAAAATCCCCAGGAAAGTAAACTAATCAGGACTATACCGACTCCTGACCAGATAGCATAAGCAATCCCTGTAGGAATATAAGCCAATGTTTGAGCTAATAACCAAAATGATGCACAGTAACAAATAATTGTACCAACAGAGGGCCATAACCGTGTAAAGCCATCTGAATACTTCATTAAGGTTGTACCAATGTAACCGGCTCATTTAAACCGTCTGGTCTGTTTCCTCCGGCTCTACAAAAATAATGTCCATCATTTTTAATGGACACTATCGTATGAAACACCGGACCTGGATCACTGAAGCTTTACGTCTTCACTTTGAAGAACATTTACCCCGGGTTGTGGCCGGGCGTCGCCTGGGTGTAACAAAATCAACAGTTTGTAGTATGTTCGTGCGCTTTCGGAGAGCTGGCCTTTCGTGGCCTTTGCCCGCAGGGCATGTCGGAGCAGGAACTTGATGCCTGCCTTTACGGACAATTTTCCACGGTACCAGTCGTACGTCCTGAAAGCACCGTTATATCCGAAGCCCCCGTGGTAAAAAAACGTCCCCGGCGGCCCAACTTCCCTTATGAGTTTAAAATCGCCTTAGTGGAGCAGTCACTGCAGCCCGGAGCCTGTGTGGCGCAGATCGCCCGGGAAAACGGAATCAACGATAACCTGCTCTTCAACTGGCGCCATCAATACCGGAAAGGTGGCCTGCTGCCTTCCGGAAAAAATATGCCGGCACTGCTTCCCGTGACGTTAACGCCGGAGCCGGATAATAAAATCCCGGCCCCCGCACAGGAACCAGAGCAGATAAATACACCGTCCGACAGTCTGTGTTGTGAGCTGGTTCTGCCGGCCGGAACTCTCAGGCTTAAAGGTAAACTGACGCCGGCGTTATTACAGACACTTATCCGCGAAATAAAAGGGAGCAGCCACTGATGATATCTCTCCCTGCCGGTTCGCGTATCTGGCTGGTTGCCGGTATCACCGACATGCGGAATGGCTTTAACGGCCTGGCATCAAAAGTTCAGAACGTCCTGAAGGATGACCCGTTCTCCGGACACCTGTTCATCTTCCGCGGACGCCGGGGTGACCAGATAAAAGTGTTGTGGGCTGACAGTGACGGACTGTGCCTCTTCACCAAACGCCTGGAGCGGGGCCGCTTCGTCTGGCCAGTCACCCGTGACGGCAAGGTGCACCTTACTCCGGCTCAGTTATCCATGCTTCCTGAAGGTATCAACTGGAAGCACCCGAAACGAACGGAACGCGCTGGAATCCGCATATAACCCGTTGTAAAGTGAGGATATGGACACCTCACTTGCTCATGAGAACGCCCGCCTGCGGGCACTGTTGCAGACGCAACAGGACACCATCCGCCAGATGGCTGAATACAACCGCCTGCTCTCACAGCGGGTGGCGGCTTATGCTTCCGAAATCAACCGGCTGAAGGCGCTGGTTGCGAAACTGCAACGTATGCAGTTCGGTAAAAGCTCAGAAAAACTTCGTGCAAAAACCGAACGGCAGATACAGGAAGCTCAGGAGCGAATCAGCGCACTTCAGGAAGAAATGGCGGAAACGCTGGGTGAGCAATATGACCCGGTACTGCCATCCGCCCTGCGCCAGTCTTCAGCCCGTAAACCGTTACCGGCCTCACTTCCCCGTGAAACCCGGGTTATCCGGCCGGAAGAGGAATGCTGTCCTGCCTGTGGTGGTGAACTCAGTTCTCTGGGATGTGATGTGTCAGAGCAACTGGAGCTTATCAGCAGCGCCTTTAAGGTTATCGAAACACAACGTCCGAAACTGGCCTGTTGCCGGTGCGACCATATCGTGCAGGCACCAGTACCTTCAAAACCCATTGCACGCAGTTATGCCGGAGCGGGGCTTCTGGCCCATGTTGTCACCGGGAAATATGCAGACCATCTGCCGTTATACCGCCAGTCAGAAATATACCGTCGTCAGGGAGTGGAGCTGAGCCGTGCCACACTGGGGCGCTGGACCGGTGCCGTTGCTGAACTGCTGGAGCCGCTGTATGACGTACTGCGCCAGTATGTGCTGATGCCCGGTAAAGTCCATGCCGATGATATCCCCGTCCCGGTCCAGGAGCCGGGCAGCGGTAAAACCCGGACAGCCCGGCTGTGGGTCTACGTCCGTGATGACCGCAACGCCGGTTCACAGATGCCCCCGGCGGTCTGGTTCGCGTACAGTCCGGACCGGAAAGGTATCCATCCACAAAATCACCTGGCCGGTTACAGCGGTGTGCTTCAGGCCGATGCTTACGGTGGTTACCGGGTGTTATACGAATCCGGCAGAATAACGGAAGCCGCGTGTATGGCTCATGCCCGGAGAAAAATCCACGATGTGCATGCAAGAGCGCCCACCGACATCACCACGGAAGCCCTGCAGCGTATCGGTGAACTGTATGCTATCGAGGCAGAGGTCCGGGGCTGTTCAGCAGAACAGCGTCTGGCGGCAAGAAAAGCCAGAGCCGCGCCACTGATGCAGTCACTGTATGACTGGATACAGCAACAGATGAAAACACTGTCGCGTCACTCAGATACGGCAAAAGCGTTCGCATACCTGCTGAAACAGTGGGATGCACTGAACGTGTACTGCAGTAATGGCTGGGTGGAAATCGACAACAACATCGCAGAGAACGCCTTACGGGGAGTGGCCGTAGGCCGGAAAAACTGGATGTTCGCGGGTTCCGACAGCGGTGGTGAACATGCGGCGGTGTTGTACTCGCTGATCGGCACATGCCGTCTGAACAATGTGGAGCCAGAAAAGTGGCTGCGTTACGTCATTGAACATATCCAGGACTGGCCGGCAAACCGGGTACGCGATCTGTTGCCCTGGAAAGTTGATCTGAGCTCTCAGTAAATATCAATACGGTTCTGACGAGCCGCTTACGTACCAATCACCTCTGCAAATATTGCACCACCAAGATAAATATAAGGATTCATAGCATAGTCTTTCCTGTTAATACCGGAGAGAATTGTACTACAGTTTGAACTTAACTCACCGGTTTCATCCCGGTGCATTCATTGATGTTTGATCTTACCCACCAATAGTGGACACAGGACTAAGTGAGTAAACTCTCAACCAGAGGTGACTCATGACAAAACCAGTATCAATCAGCAAGAAGCCCCGTAAACAACATACGCCTGAATTTCGTAACGAAGCCCTGAAACTCGCTGAACGCATCGGTGTGCCCGCCGCAGCCCGTGAACTCAGCCTGTATGAATCTCAGCTTTATGCCTGGCGCAGTAAACAGCAGCAACAAATGAGTTCGTCAGAGCGCGAAAGCGAACTGGCCGCTGAAAATGTCCGCCTTAAACGACAACTGGCGGAGGAGGCTGAGGAACTGGCCATCCTCCAAAAGGCCGCGACATACTTCGCGAAGCGCCTGAAATGAAGTATGTCTTCATCGAAAATCATCGGGCAGAGTTCAGCATCAAAGCGATGTGTCGTGTACTTCGGGTTGCCCGCAGCGGCTGGTATGTCTGGCTCAGGGGTCGTCACCAGATGAGCCTGCGCCAACAGTTTCGGCTCACCTGCGATACCGCTGTTCATAAGGCATTCTTTGAGGCAAAGCAGCGATACGGTGCTCCCCGCCTTGCTGACGAACTGCCGGAGTTCAATATTAAAACCATTGCCGCCAGCCTGCGTCGTCAGGGGCTGCGGGCGAAAGCCGGCCGGAAGTTCAGCCCGGTCAGCTACCGTGCACATGGCCTGCCCGTATTGGAGAATCTGCTGGAGCAGGACTTCAGCGCCAGCGGCCCGAACCAGAAGTGGGCGGGTGACATCACGTACTTGCGTACCGATGAGGGCTGGTTGTATCTCGCAGTAGTCATCGACCTGTGGTCACGCGCCGTTATTGGCTGGGCGATGTCACCGCGAATGACAGCACAACTGGCCTGTGAGGCACTGCAAATGGCGTTGTGGCGGAGAAGCCGCCCGGAAAGCGTCATTGTTCATACGGACCGTGGTGGTCAATACTGTTCAGGGGATTATCAGGCGCTGCTGTAGCGACACAACCTGCGTGGCAGTATGAGTGCGAAAGGCAACTGTTATAACAATGCCTGTGTGGAAAGCTTCTTTCATTCGCTGAAGGTGGAATGTATCCGCGGGGAACGCTTTAGCAGCCGGGAAATAATGCGGGCAACGGTGTTTAATTATATCGAGTGTGATTACAATCGCTGGCGTCGTCACAGTCCCTGTGGCGGTCTCAGCCCGGAACAATTTGAAAACCATAATCTCGCTTAGGGCCGTGTCCACATTACGTGGGTAGGATCAGTTCGTTTATATACCATCGATAACCTGAATTCCTGTCTGCGCCACTTTAGCCGCTGCCTGATTTATACTGGTTACTGAAACAGAAAGCCACAGAGCAGAAGGTGGCGTCATGGCACCGGACATTATCCTGCTGCGTACCGGGATCGACGTGAGGGCTGTCAAACAGGGAGATAATGCGTGGCACAAATTACGGCTCAGCGTCATTACCGCTTCTGAAATTCACAACGTGATAGCAAAACCCCGTTCAGGAAATAAGTAGCCTGACATGAGAAGTACATGCCGAGTTTTGACGAGATGGTGCCGGAGTTCATCAAAAAAATGGACGAGACATTGGCTGAAATTGGTTTTGTATTTGGGGAGCAATGGCGATGAAGCATACTCACGATAATATCCGCGTAGGCGCGATCACTTTCGTCAAACCGATCGTTATCATGATAATTGAGGTAAAGAATGGCGCAAAGTAGCGTTGTGAAAATTTAAACGTCTCAACGCCTCCTTGAATTTCTCACCCCACATGAAAAAGAACCAAACAGCCCGCTTTGAGCGAAAAACGAACTATGATATTAGCAAGAAAGCATCACTGTTAATATTCGAACAATTAATGCTCAGCTATTTCTCTATTATTTACAATCAGAAAGGACGTGTAATGGGTAAGGTTGATGAACTAAAGATGAAATATCCGGACGCGAATGCCTGGCAAATGGGCGACAGCCCTGAACTGGCTAACGAGCTTGCAGCACTTATAGAAAAAGGGATTAAAACGGCCTCCTGTGGCTCTTATGCCTCTTATCAGAAGGAAGAATTTGCCCCAAGGATTGGGAGCTATAACATCATCCTTGACGGCCAGGATGTACCGGTATGCGTGACCAGGCTGGTGTCGATGCAACTGGTGTGTTTTTGTGATGTTACTGCCGAGTTAGCTCGCAAGGAAGGTGAAGGCGATTTGAGCCTTGAATATTGGCAGAGAGAGCATCAACGATTTTTCACCCAGGAAGGTCATTTTTCTGAAGATATGGAGTTGATTATGGAAGAGTTTGAAGTTGTTGAGGTTCTGTAAGATGAGATAAACGAGCTGACGTTATATCAATTGGCATTTATAACAATGTCCGCACCTGACACATAGCGGATCTAAATATTAACGAGCGTCCACCAAATAGAGGAATGTCTAATAGGAACCTGGCAGTAGAACTGTCATCTGACTGACCAACCGACCCCAAACAACTAAGAGGTTTTGATAACTTATTTTGATAAAATTTTGATAACCGTTAGCAAACTTACATAAAACAACGGGCGTGTTATACGCCCGTTATAATATTTAACACATATAGTAATTACATGTTCTTGATGATCGCATCGCCAAACTCTGAACATTTCAGCAGCTTAGCGCCTTCCATCAGACGTTCGAAGTCATAGGTTACGGTCTTCGCATTGATTGCGCCTTCCATACCTTTAACAATCAGGTCTGCGGCTTCAGTCCAGCCCATATGGCGCAGCATCATCTCCGCGGAGAGAATGATAGAGCCTGGGTTTACTTTGTCCTGACCGGCATATTTCGGTGCTGTACCGTGGGTGGCTTCAAACAGTGCGCATTCGTCACCGATGTTTGCACCAGGGGCGATACCGATACCGCCAACCTGTGCTGCCAGTGCGTCAGAAATGTAGTCACCGTTGAGGTTCATACAGGCGATAACGTCGTATTCAGCCGGACGCAGCAGGATCTGTTGCAGGAATGCGTCAGCAATCACGTCTTTAATGACGATCTCTTTGCCGGTGTTCGGGTTTTTGACTTTCAGCCACGGGCCGCCGTCGATCAGTTCACCGCCAAACTCTTCACGCGCCAACTGGTAACCCCAGTCTTTAAACGCGCCTTCGGTGAACTTCATGATATTGCCTTTGTGCACCAGGGTCACTGAGTCACGGTCGTTGGCAATTGCGTATTCGATTGCTGCTCGTACCAGACGTTTGGTGCCTTCTTCAGAACACGGCTTAATGCCGATACCGCAATGTTCCGGGAAGCGAATTTTCTTCACCCCCATCTCTTCACGCAGGAATTTGATCACTTTCTCAGCGTCAGCAGAGTCAGCTTTCCATTCGATACCTGCATAAATGTCTTCCGAGTTTTCACGGAAGATGACCATATCAGTCAATTCAGGGTGTTTAACCGGGCTTGGAGTGCCCTGGTAGTAACGAACCGGGCGCAGGCAGATGTAGAGATCCAGTTCCTGGCGCAGTGCTACGTTCAGAGAACGAATACCGCCACCAACCGGAGTAGTCAGCGGGCCTTTGATGGCAACGCGATATTCACGAATCAGATCAAGGGTTTCAGCAGGTAGCCAGACGT
It includes:
- the tnpB gene encoding IS66 family insertion sequence element accessory protein TnpB (TnpB, as the term is used for proteins encoded by IS66 family insertion elements, is considered an accessory protein, since TnpC, encoded by a neighboring gene, is a DDE family transposase.) encodes the protein MISLPAGSRIWLVAGITDMRNGFNGLASKVQNVLKDDPFSGHLFIFRGRRGDQIKVLWADSDGLCLFTKRLERGRFVWPVTRDGKVHLTPAQLSMLPEGINWKHPKRTERAGIRI
- a CDS encoding EmrE family multidrug efflux SMR transporter translates to MKYSDGFTRLWPSVGTIICYCASFWLLAQTLAYIPTGIAYAIWSGVGIVLISLLSWGFFGQRLDLPAIIGMILICAGVLVINLLSRSAPH
- a CDS encoding ASCH domain-containing protein; the encoded protein is MGKVDELKMKYPDANAWQMGDSPELANELAALIEKGIKTASCGSYASYQKEEFAPRIGSYNIILDGQDVPVCVTRLVSMQLVCFCDVTAELARKEGEGDLSLEYWQREHQRFFTQEGHFSEDMELIMEEFEVVEVL
- the icd gene encoding NADP-dependent isocitrate dehydrogenase, which translates into the protein MESKVVVPAQGKKITLQNGKLNVPENPIIPYIEGDGIGVDVTPAMLKVVDAAVEKAYKGERKISWMEIYTGEKSTQVYGQDVWLPAETLDLIREYRVAIKGPLTTPVGGGIRSLNVALRQELDLYICLRPVRYYQGTPSPVKHPELTDMVIFRENSEDIYAGIEWKADSADAEKVIKFLREEMGVKKIRFPEHCGIGIKPCSEEGTKRLVRAAIEYAIANDRDSVTLVHKGNIMKFTEGAFKDWGYQLAREEFGGELIDGGPWLKVKNPNTGKEIVIKDVIADAFLQQILLRPAEYDVIACMNLNGDYISDALAAQVGGIGIAPGANIGDECALFEATHGTAPKYAGQDKVNPGSIILSAEMMLRHMGWTEAADLIVKGMEGAINAKTVTYDFERLMEGAKLLKCSEFGDAIIKNM
- a CDS encoding alpha/beta hydrolase translates to MKINKILSSATLLYGMSVVMSVGNCSTTVQTNLPGYTPGADVINVSSTRNQVDLIGDVVYSQIKGTRSVRQLHMSVLVPRTNDLKPAIIYYPGGGFMSSEHDKFIEMRMALAEAGFVVAAVEYRTIPDTFPAPVEDGKAAIRYLREHASDYGVDPQRIGVLGDSAGGWLAQMMGTTNGDKTFDKGDFLQQSSDVQAVATLYGISDLLNIGEGFPESVQEVHRSPAVTEALMINGPAFRSFAGAPITASKEKALNASPIGHMKGVKPPFLIMHGSKDTLVSPEQSAKLFRMLKKNGNNAEYVLVEGAEHGDNTWYQPIIINRVVEWFTKNLGVPMKTTTQQQNPNANL
- the tnpA gene encoding IS66-like element accessory protein TnpA, which gives rise to MSEQELDACLYGQFSTVPVVRPESTVISEAPVVKKRPRRPNFPYEFKIALVEQSLQPGACVAQIARENGINDNLLFNWRHQYRKGGLLPSGKNMPALLPVTLTPEPDNKIPAPAQEPEQINTPSDSLCCELVLPAGTLRLKGKLTPALLQTLIREIKGSSH
- a CDS encoding DUF1317 family protein, translating into MKHTHDNIRVGAITFVKPIVIMIIEVKNGAK
- a CDS encoding IS66-like element ISCro1 family transposase — protein: MDTSLAHENARLRALLQTQQDTIRQMAEYNRLLSQRVAAYASEINRLKALVAKLQRMQFGKSSEKLRAKTERQIQEAQERISALQEEMAETLGEQYDPVLPSALRQSSARKPLPASLPRETRVIRPEEECCPACGGELSSLGCDVSEQLELISSAFKVIETQRPKLACCRCDHIVQAPVPSKPIARSYAGAGLLAHVVTGKYADHLPLYRQSEIYRRQGVELSRATLGRWTGAVAELLEPLYDVLRQYVLMPGKVHADDIPVPVQEPGSGKTRTARLWVYVRDDRNAGSQMPPAVWFAYSPDRKGIHPQNHLAGYSGVLQADAYGGYRVLYESGRITEAACMAHARRKIHDVHARAPTDITTEALQRIGELYAIEAEVRGCSAEQRLAARKARAAPLMQSLYDWIQQQMKTLSRHSDTAKAFAYLLKQWDALNVYCSNGWVEIDNNIAENALRGVAVGRKNWMFAGSDSGGEHAAVLYSLIGTCRLNNVEPEKWLRYVIEHIQDWPANRVRDLLPWKVDLSSQ